TCTGCTTCCAAAATATTTCTTCCTCCATGTAAGCTTTATCCAACTCTTCTTTAAGCATAGTAGTTTCCGTCTGAGTAGATGTTGCTGAACAAAGTGCTTTATCCAATCTTCCTCTTAGTACTTTGATTTGTTCTTCTGCATTATTTCTGTTGCTCCGCTTCCATACAGCAATCTGTTGGCGGCATCTGCTGATCCTATTAGTCAACGGTATCTGTAACAGGCTTGTTTGTCCTGTACCTCTCCACCCACGCATGACTGATTCTTTGAATCCATCTTTATCTATCATGCGACTATCGTAACAAAATGTTCTTCTTGGCTGATCTCTGTCTGCTGAAATATATGTGATTAAAGGTCGATGATCTGACTCTCCAAGCTCTAGAAACACTGTCTCAGATGCCGGATATTCTGAAAACCATTTAGTATTAGACATGACTCTGTCTAGACAACATTGTACTAGATCATTTCCTCTTTTCCCTGCCCATGAGAATCTATTACCAACGGTAGGAAGATCTGTAAAATCACAATGTCTCACCATGGCTCTGAAATTACTAAAAGAAGCCTCAGAACGTGCTCTGCCTCCATCCTTTTCATGATTCCCCAATATTTCATTGAAGTCTCCTAGAACCATCCATGCTTCATTCCTTCTAGTGATGGCTAACCGTTCTAATTTTTCCCATGTGTAATGGCGCATAGACTGATTTGGATGACCATAcacaaatgaataataaaacCAGCTTCCATTACAATGAACTTTACAATCGATCAAATTAGCAGACTGAAACAGAATTTGCAACTGTACATGAGCTTTCCAATAAAGAACTAAACCACCACTTAGACCTATAGGAGGAACTGAAACATAATTAAGACAATCTAACTGAGCACCCACATCCCGAATAACATCATCCTGCTGCTTAGTTTCGGATAGGCATATTATGTCCAGGAGATACTTCCGATTGATCTCCTTTAGGCGTCGAACCGTCGAGTCATTGCCTAGACCTCGACAGTTCCAGCAGGCTGTCCTCATGGTGGAAGAGGTGGTTCTGGGCCCACCGCGCCTCCCAAACCAGAAGAGTTCTCTGGCTCTGAATCTTCTTCATTCTCACTTTGAGTGCCATTAATAGGATATAACACCTTCGAGCGTTTGGTGTTCCTTGTGCCGCTTGTCTCTCCACGTTCTGCATTAGTGAGCCTGGCTGTGTTCCCATTAGCCTCTGACATCCACGCCTTCCTCTTTATCCCAACTTCTCTGTCAGTTTTGATTCCAAAAGGATCAATTGGGTTGTACATCTCCTCAGTGATGGCTTCATCTGTAAACATCGTACGCATGCCTGAACCATTCCACAGCTcatcctctttctcttcttcctccataTCGTCTTGTACTGTCTCTTCATTTGCTTCTTGCTCATTGCCTCCATCTTCAGCATCATCGTGATGTTCTTCCTCATCATTAACTTCTTCAATTATTACCCCTTGGTTTGGCACAAGCTCAGGAGCCTCATTATCCTCTCcactatcatcatcatcatcatcatcatcatcttcatctgcTTGACCCGGGCCGCCATTGTTGATGACACATGCTCCAGAATCGTGAGTGAGCATTCCGCAGAGTTCGCAGAATCCACGGAGCCGTTCATATTGGAATCGGAGGGTAGTGTTGATGCCCAGAACAAATTGATAGTTCCTTTGGAAACGTAGTGGATTGATGATGTTCCAGTTAATTCTGACTCTGACGAAATCCAAACGACTCCCATTCTCTTCATTGTAATCCATTTGGATGTACTGGCCCATTGTACGCGCAATTGAAACGATGACTTCACGGTTCATGTATTGAAACGGGATCCCTCGGATTTGGATCCAGAAAGGAATAAAATCGAGCAAGGCTAGATCCATTAACGGGGTCCAGCGTTGTAGCACCAACATTCGATCTGCGAAGGCCCACGGTCCTCTTCTGATGACAGTCTCCATCGCCTCTTCCGAGGGGAAGACAAATTGGAAGCGACGCTGTTCGATAATTCGCCCTCTGGCCAGTCCTTCAAGTCCCCAATTTCTGGGCATGGTGGCAATGATCGCACGAAGATTTTGGCGGCGGGGCATGACTGGTCGACCGATAAGGATGAAACGGTTTTCTTCTTCGGCTTGGCGGACGATCTCCGGTGGAAGAACAAAAGGGGCATCATTGATGCCTAAATCAATGTCTTGAAAGGCTCGACGTATGTTGTCTGCCATTGAGTGGAAGAGAAAGAATCTCCAACAGAAGGAAAGCAGATTTGCCAGAAAGGAAATAAACAAATGTGGAGTTTTGATTATTCCGTAACCAATATTATATATCCTCTGTTCTGGTAACTGTCTTCGTAACACTTCATCACGATGGTAAGTTGATTCCGTCGTGGAGATAACTGACGTCGTGGGTAGAAATCGTTTAGACATCAACCACAAGTCCGAAAAATCATCATCAACCACCTCTACAATGGCGAGAAATTGCAGGAAAAGTAACCGTTGTTGGAATCGCCTTTTGTGTCGCATTGTAATTGTCTCCATTACCTTTTagatttaaaagttaattttgttatttacatTAAAGAATGTTGGATTCAAGATTTTCATTGCATAAgaaaatcttcaaaaaaaaaaaaaagattttcatTGCATTTCGAGCTTTCCCGCCGATTTTACTTGTAGTGCACAATGCATATTCTGTTCTGCACGTTTACTTTCAATAGAGAGTATGTGAGTTTATTAACATCATGCCTAAAATCAACCACTGGATTTATTGGGGCGGGGGGGATGGGTGAGTTACGTTGCAGTTTCCTGTCAGATTATTGATCACATTAAACCTAGTCTTTCATATTTTATTGGATAACGAAGGACCACCGCATGAGAGAGATGGTTTTACCTTGGACCAACATACTTTAGCTAGGGTGGTCCATTCTATCGTTTAGTTGGATCTTTATCGACCCATCATTGTTGCTCCGGCGATTTCTTCCCTTGAAGACTataatttcttctttttgtttactCGTATATCCATAAACTAGAGTATCACATCTTAAGACCATGCACACACGACAACGCTAGTAAATTACTTCAGTTTTGTATATTATAGTTCTCTTTAGTACATGCATGCTTTTTTCCACAAATCACGCACTACCGAATTTGAATTTTGATAGTGATATGTTGACAATACTATTATAAACGACTACATTACATACTGTTGTATATATTCTAGCTGGTTATATGATCTGGAGGGATGGTCTCGAAATACTTTTCCATCATAATGAATTCTTGAAACATGCAAAATATGTTGTTCTGAAATTTAACATTCGGGCCGCAGCGACACAGATTAGTCCCTTGGGCCTGGGAAGCCTTTGGGGAAACtgtgtataattcaaaaaaaaaaaatatgttgttcTGAAAAGGAGAAAAATCACAAAAGATTACAATGtaatatttgattatatattgtttaaatatatacagATCCTAAATGACTTGGTAAAATATACGAGATAATTACCATTTCAATAAAGTTAACTAAAAGAGCCTCAAATGAGGATCGATGGGTAATCCAACACCTGCGTACAATGGATCATACATTGTATTTTTTATGGGCCTGAAAGAAGAAGTAAATGTATAAGTAATTAATATTCGAACTGTTTGCGTAAGCTTTGAATTTAAGATTTTACAGAGAAACTAACCGAATCTTATTACtaccttttttattaaaaaaatcgaaATCTTATTACGTATGTGTCCTTAAGCAATTGcaaaatattaattagttaatatatttatagtttgaATAAACAAACCTCTCTTCATGGTTACTGCCTGCAGCACTTGATGAACGCAAATTTCCATCTTGCCAAAAGGAAGCCGTTGATGAATCTGCTATAGATTTCTCTTGACACGGGACCATGATCCTCTGcaatatttatgtaattaaCCCACGCTCTCATAACTTTTTATGCTTTGAGAAAATAAATTACG
This region of Brassica napus cultivar Da-Ae chromosome C5, Da-Ae, whole genome shotgun sequence genomic DNA includes:
- the LOC106392677 gene encoding uncharacterized protein LOC106392677, which produces METITMRHKRRFQQRLLFLQFLAIVEVVDDDFSDLWLMSKRFLPTTSVISTTESTYHRDEVLRRQLPEQRIYNIGYGIIKTPHLFISFLANLLSFCWRFFLFHSMADNIRRAFQDIDLGINDAPFVLPPEIVRQAEEENRFILIGRPVMPRRQNLRAIIATMPRNWGLEGLARGRIIEQRRFQFVFPSEEAMETVIRRGPWAFADRMLVLQRWTPLMDLALLDFIPFWIQIRGIPFQYMNREVIVSIARTMGQYIQMDYNEENGSRLDFVRVRINWNIINPLRFQRNYQFVLGINTTLRFQYERLRGFCELCGMLTHDSGACVINNGGPGQADEDDDDDDDDDSGEDNEAPELVPNQGVIIEEVNDEEEHHDDAEDGGNEQEANEETVQDDMEEEEKEDELWNGSGMRTMFTDEAITEEMYNPIDPFGIKTDREVGIKRKAWMSEANGNTARLTNAERGETSGTRNTKRSKVLYPINGTQSENEEDSEPENSSGLGGAVGPEPPLPP